A window of the Lepus europaeus isolate LE1 chromosome 5, mLepTim1.pri, whole genome shotgun sequence genome harbors these coding sequences:
- the PPCS gene encoding phosphopantothenate--cysteine ligase, whose translation MAERDLVAEFPRPAGAARWAEVMARFAARLGAQGRRVVLVTSGGTKVPLEARPVRFLDNFSSGRRGATSAEAFLAAGYGVLFLYRARSAFPFAHRFPPQTWLAALRPSGPAHSGLLSLEAEENALPGFAAALRSYQEAAAAGTFLAVEFTTLADYLHLLQAAAQALNPLGSSAMFYLAAAVSDFYVPVSEMPEHKIQSSAGALQITMKMVPKMLSPLVKDWAPKAFIISFKLETDPSIVINRARNALEVYRHQVVVANILESLQSFVVIVTKDSETKLFLSEEEVEKGIAIEEKIVDNLQARHTAFLNDKN comes from the exons ATGGCGGAAAGGGACTTGGTTGCTGAGTTTCCTCGGCCCGCGGGTGCTGCGCGCTGGGCCGAGGTTATGGCCCGCTTTGCGGCCAGACTGGGCGCGCAGGGCCGCCGGGTGGTGTTGGTCACGTCAGGCGGCACCAAGGTCCCGTTGGAAGCGCGGCCAGTCCGCTTTTTGGACAACTTCAGCAGCGGGCGGCGCGGTGCAACCTCGGCCGAGGCCTTCCTGGCTGCGGGCTACGGGGTCCTGTTCCTGTACCGCGCCCGCTCCGCCTTCCCCTTCGCCCACCGCTTCCCGCCCCAGACCTGGCTGGCGGCCCTGAGGCCTTCCGGCCCGGCGCATTCGGGCTTGCTGAGCCTGGAAGCCGAGGAGAACGCGCTGCCCGGCTTCGCCGCGGCTCTGCGGAGCTACCAGGAGGCAGCGGCTGCCGGCACCTTTCTGGCGGTGGAGTTCACCACCTTGGCAGACTACCTGCACCTGCTTCAGGCGGCGGCGCAGGCGCTCAACCCGCTCG GCTCGTCCGCGATGTTTTACCTGGCTGCGGCCGTGTCCGATTTCTATGTTCCTGTCTCTGAAATGCCTGAACACAAGATCCAGTCATCTGCGGGCGCACTGCAG ATAACAATGAAGATGGTGCCAAAAATGCTTTCTCCTTTGGTTAAAGATTGGGCCCCCAaagcatttattatttcctttaagTTGGAGACTGACCCCTCCATCGTAATTAATCGTGCTCGGAACGCTTTGGAAGTTTACCGGCATCAAGTGGTGGTGGCTAATATCCTTGAGTCACTACAGTCCTTTGTGGTTATTGTAACCAAAGACTCGGAAACCAAATTGTTCCTATCAGAGGAAGAAGTAGAAAAAGGCATAGCGATAGAAGAGAAGATAGTGGATAACCTTCAGGCTCGACACACAgcttttttaaatgacaaaaactGA